In a single window of the Manis pentadactyla isolate mManPen7 chromosome 14, mManPen7.hap1, whole genome shotgun sequence genome:
- the RTN4R gene encoding reticulon-4 receptor has translation MKRASAGGSQLLAWVLWLQAWQVAAPCPGACVCYNEPKVTTSCPQQGLLAVPTDIPATSQRVFLHGNRIVHVPATGFRACRNLTILWLHSNALAHIDATAFAGLALLEQLDLSDNPQLHAVDPATFHGLGRLHTLHLDRCGLRELAPGLFRGLAALQYLYLQDNGLQALPDDTFRDLGNLTHLFLHGNRIPSVPERAFRGLHSLDRLLLHQNRVARVHPHAFRDLGRLMTLYLFANNLSALPAEALAPLRALQYLRLNDNPWVCDCRARPLWAWLQQFRGSSSELPCTLPLRLAGRDLKRLAASDLEGCAVATGPSHPFWTGGPAGEEPLGLPKCCQPDAADKASVLEAGSPASAGNALKGRVLPGDSPPGNGSGPRHINDSPFGTLPGSAEPPLTALRPGGSEPPGPPPTGPRRRPGCSRKNRTRSQCRLGQAGGGGADTEGSRAPGTACSLALLGLALVLWTVLGPC, from the coding sequence GGAGCCAGCTGCTGGCCTGGGTGCTGTGGCTGCAGGCCTGGCAGGTGGCAGCGCCGTGCCCAGGTGCCTGTGTGTGCTACAACGAGCCCAAGGTGACAACGAGCTGCCCACAGCAGGGCCTTCTGGCTGTGCCCACTGACATTCCGGCCACCAGCCAGCGTGTCTTCCTGCACGGTAACCGCATCGTGCACGTGCCAGCCACAGGCTTCCGTGCTTGCCGCAACCTCACCATCCTGTGGCTGCACTCAAATGCACTGGCCCACATCGATGCCACTGCGTTCGCTGGCCTGGCCCTCCTGGAGCAGCTGGACCTCAGCGACAACCCACAGCTGCATGCCGTGGACCCTGCCACGTTCCATGGCCTGGGCCGCCTGCACACCCTGCACCTGGACCGCTGTGGCCTGCGAGAGCTGGCTCCTGGCCTGTTCCGTGGCCTGGCTGCCCTGCAGTATCTATATCTGCAGGACAACGGGCTGCAGGCCCTGCCCGACGACACCTTCCGCGACCTGGGCAACCTCACTCACCTCTTCCTGCACGGCAACCGTATCCCCAGCGTGCCTGAGCGCGCCTTCCGCGGCCTGCACAGTCTCGACCGCCTCCTCCTGCATCAGAACCGCGTGGCCCGCGTGCACCCCCATGCCTTCCGCGACCTTGGCCGCCTCATGACGCTCTACCTGTTTGCCAACAACCTCTCAGCACTGCCCGCAGAGGCCCTGGCACCCCTGCGTGCCCTGCAGTACCTGCGGCTCAACGACAACCCCTGGGTGTGCGACTGCCGGGCGCGCCCGCTCTGGGCCTGGCTGCAGCAGTTCCGAGGCTCCTCGTCTGAGCTGCCCTGCACCCTGCCCCTGCGCCTGGCTGGCCGTGACCTTAAGCGCTTGGCCGCCTCTGACCTGGAGGGCTGTGCTGTGGCCACAGGACCCTCCCATCCCTTCTGGACCGGCGGGCCTGCTGGTGAGGAGCCACTGGGACTGCCCAAGTGCTGCCAGCCGGATGCCGCAGATAAGGCCTCAGTGCTGGAGGCCGGGAGCCCAGCCTCGGCTGGCAACGCGCTCAAGGGACGGGTTCTGCCTGGTGACAGCCCGCCAGGCAATGGCTCTGGCCCACGGCACATCAACGACTCTCCCTTTGGGACCCTACCTGGCTCTGCTGAGCCCCCGCTGACCGCACTGCGGCCTGGGGGCTCTGAGCCCCCAGGGCCCCCCCCCACAGGTCCTCGCCGCAGGCCGGGCTGCTCCCGCAAAAACCGCACCCGCAGCCAGTGCCGTCTGGGCCAGGCGGGCGGGGGCGGTGCTGACACGGAGGGCTCCAGGGCCCCGGGCACCGCCTGCAGCCTCGCCCTGCTAGGCCTGGCGCTGGTGCTGTGGACAGTGCTCGGGCCCTGCTGA